One window of the Hyperolius riggenbachi isolate aHypRig1 chromosome 5, aHypRig1.pri, whole genome shotgun sequence genome contains the following:
- the CRH gene encoding corticoliberin has protein sequence MKLQVLVGTVVLLVALLPYQECRAFSKSSASSNGPPPPLLPEYQPYLLRMGEEYFLRLGNLHKSPSSGRLADASSNPSSNFLRALQQLQPQQWSSQPGIRSGIMDGADSPFSVQEEPTERGKRAEEPPISLDLTFHLLREVLEMARAEQIAQQAHSNRKLMDIIGK, from the coding sequence ATGAAGTTGCAAGTGTTGGTGGGCACGGTGGTCCTCCTGGTGGCTCTCCTCCCCTATCAGGAGTGCAGAGCCTTCAGCAAATCTTCAGCATCATCCAACGGACCTCCTCCGCCTCTCCTCCCCGAGTACCAGCCCTATCTACTGCGGATGGGAGAAGAGTACTTCCTACGACTGGGGAACCTCCACAAGTCTCCGAGCTCCGGACGCCTGGCTGATGCCTCCTCCAACCCCTCCAGTAACTTTCTGCGGGCTCTGCAGCAGCTCCAGCCCCAGCAATGGAGCAGCCAGCCGGGCATCAGGTCTGGCATCATGGATGGAGCAGATTCCCCATTCTCAGTTCAGGAGGAGCCCACGGAAAGAGGGAAACGTGCGGAGGAGCCCCCGATTTCCCTGGACCTCACTTTCCACCTGCTCCGGGAAGTCTTGGAAATGGCCAGAGCCGAGCAGATAGCCCAGCAAGCCCACAGCAACAGGAAACTGATGGACATCATTGGGAAATAA